In Candidatus Kapaibacterium sp., the genomic window CCAACAAGCATTAGATTTAAGTAAATCATCTTATGATACTGCTGTTAGCATCGGTTCGCTCAATTTTATGTCAAACGGAGCGGAGTTGTTGTCAATAATTTACGATTCACTCGGCAATTACAAAGAGGCACTGAAATATAACAGATTATCCAAGCAATTTTCAGATTCATTGAATTTGAACCTTTATAACGAAAACGTCTCCAAATTAAGAACACAATTGGAATTCGACCGCCAAGAAGCTCGTATTCAGCTTTTGAGTGCCGAAAACAAACAAAAAGAATCGAAATTCAATTCGTTGTTGATAAGCATCGTGCTGATTGCTTTATTAGCGATACTTTTATGGAATAGATATCATTCTATTTCAAAATTAGCAAATTTGGTCAAAAAGAAGAATGAAGAATTGGAGCAGAAAAATGAAATTCTTGAACAAAATTCTGTTAAGTTGAAACAACTCAATGAAACAAAAGATAAATTTTTCTCAATAATTGCTCACGATATCAGGAATCCACTGAGTATAATAATCGGAATCTCAAGTATGGTCAAAGATAAGCAAATCGAATTTGAGGCTGATGAGTACGACGAGTTGAATTCGGAAATACTCAATTCAGCAGTAAATTTGAATGATTTGCTCCAAAATCTCTTGCTTTGGTCGCTTGCTCAACGAGATTTGATTTCTTTCAATCCCGAAAAAATCTATCTCAAAGGTTTAGTTGATAACATCATACGCTTATTCAAACTCAATGCAAGTCATAAGCAAATCAAAATGAATATACAGATAACAAAAGAAATGACAATCTTTGCCGATTTGAATATGCTTTCTACAATATTGAGAAATTTAATTAGTAATGCTATCAAATACTCGCAACTCAATTCCGAAATCAAAATTAACGCTTATGAAACTCAAGATACTGCTACTATTGAAATCATTGATAATGGCATAGGAATGACCGTAGAGCAAGTAAATTCAATTTTGAGTAAGGAAAAAAGTTATTCTGTGCCGGGCACTCTTAACGAAACCGGTACAGGATTAGGATTGATTCTTGTATTTGAATTATTATCCTATCATGCCGGAAAACTCGAAATCGAATCCAAAGTCAACGAAGGCACCGCTTTTATGCTTAAGTTCCCCAAAAAGGTAGAAAAATTGATTTCTTGAATATAAATCTAAAACATTTATAAAGTAAAATCGAAAATGACAAAAAAATTTTGTCATCGACGAATTTTCTTCATATTT contains:
- a CDS encoding HAMP domain-containing histidine kinase, translated to QQALDLSKSSYDTAVSIGSLNFMSNGAELLSIIYDSLGNYKEALKYNRLSKQFSDSLNLNLYNENVSKLRTQLEFDRQEARIQLLSAENKQKESKFNSLLISIVLIALLAILLWNRYHSISKLANLVKKKNEELEQKNEILEQNSVKLKQLNETKDKFFSIIAHDIRNPLSIIIGISSMVKDKQIEFEADEYDELNSEILNSAVNLNDLLQNLLLWSLAQRDLISFNPEKIYLKGLVDNIIRLFKLNASHKQIKMNIQITKEMTIFADLNMLSTILRNLISNAIKYSQLNSEIKINAYETQDTATIEIIDNGIGMTVEQVNSILSKEKSYSVPGTLNETGTGLGLILVFELLSYHAGKLEIESKVNEGTAFMLKFPKKVEKLIS